Part of the Panicum virgatum strain AP13 chromosome 4N, P.virgatum_v5, whole genome shotgun sequence genome is shown below.
tatcataaatattaatatttttatataaaattaatcaaaatcaTTTTTCGGGAAGTGAGAACGATAATTATTTAGGGACGGAGGAAGTAGCTTTCAACGTGACGATCTTCCCTCTAGCCATCTTCAGAGATCCTCGTCATCAGGACTTCAGGAGCTTGCTCGGTGATCGAACGACAACCACTCCAGTCCAAGGAATGTTTGGAATCAATGTCCACGTACAGGGGCAGGCTCCGAGACAACGCAACGAAAACGAGCAAATCTTGGCTGACCAAACATGAATTTTGAAGGAATTAGTTTGATTTTTCACACGTGAAGGAATTGCCGGTATGCTGCAAATTAAATGGGATGCTGTTACTGCCGTGCCAAATGAATCTCCCGCGCGCATGtcacgtcggcgtcggcgttcaAAGTCCACTCCCGGGGAGCGCGCGCGATCGAGGAATTCCTCGCCCGCGGCTGGCCCTAACTTCCACGCCCGAGCTTCCAACCGCGCCGGCCGGCACCTGGACTCAGGAGGAGCCACTGCGACTTGCGTGCgcacggcggggcgcggcgacCTCGTACGCCACCCACCCCGTGTCGCTTGCTTCCACGACGCTTcctagcggcggccggcgggtggtCTCCGATCGCCAGCTGCCTTTTTTTTCCAAGGACCCCTCGGTCCGACCTATCCGTCAATGGCGAGACTCCAGATCGCCGGGCGCCGCGCCTATATAAACCCCGGAACGCCACGGCCCAGACGCAAACTAGCTAAGCACGGCCAGCACTGCTGACAGGTAGCCTAAACACACTCGTGCCTGGCGCTGATCGGCGGCAGGAATAATGGCAGCCAAGCTCGCCCTGCTCCTGGCGGCAGCGTGCCTGCTGGTGCtcgcggcgacggtggcggacGCCAGGCCGCTGAAGAGAGAGGATCAGCTGCCGCCGTCGTCggagggcgacgacggcgcccggcatgcggcggtggtggagtcgcctccggcgggcggcggcggcatccagACGGTGGTCGGGGCCGCggagcacgccggcggcgggcgcaagTTCGCGATGATGAGCATCGACATGCTCCGCGGGGTCAAGGACTCCGGCCCGAGCCCCGGGGCGGGGCACTAGCAGCAAGCTCTACACGCTCGGCTGCTGCGCGCGCCAGGGAATGGCTCGATCAGCTGGTCCTGCGTACGTGGCGAGATGATAAAATTTACGCTGCCACATGCATCCATTCCATGCTCTGGTATATACAGAACtgtcctttagtcccggttgccaACGGGCATTTATCCCGGTTTTCCAATCGGGATTGAGCATCCGGAACAAATGTGCTTTGTCTATTTGTCCCGACAGCTCACGATCCGGGACCAATGctatttttccaaaataaaaaaaaagaatcccgCAGGCCCGACCTTGCCCACACGCCGGCTCTCTCCTTTCCAAATCTCTCGATGACAAAATCATTCACGAAACCAATCACAATCGAAATCCACAAACAAATCATTCATATAATCTATCCCAAATCATTCACATAATTTCAATCCAAGAATCattgaagaaaaaagaaagaaaacaaagaggGCTACTATGATTGAATCAATCCCAAACTTCATCTTCTCCACGCACGCCGTagcccagcgccgcctccgcgcgtcgccgctcgccgcggccctaCGCCGTGGCCGCCGTTCCGCATCGGTGCGCAAGGGGGTGACACGGACCTCGACGCCGGAGTAGCCGTCCTCAGCGAGCTCACGGGTGAGCATCTCGTTATGCTCCGCGAAGAACACGCCATCCGCCACGAACTGCGCGCGAGAAAGTGAGCACGCCAGACGTCAGACTTCAAACCCACGGGATATGCAAGCCGAGCTCGGGATCTAGATGAGGGGAGGGTTCGTAGCCTACCTTCCGCTTCTTGCTGATCGCGTGAGTGGTCGCCATTGGCAGAAGGGATGGAGGAGCGgccggtggtgcggcggcgactGGAGAAGCTGGGTCCCGCGCCGCCGTGTCCAGCTCCTTGATGCGGCCCTGCGTCGCCTCCGCGGCCGCTGCTCGCTGCGGccccgcgtcgccgtcgccttgCGCCGCGGGAGCAGCTCGCCGCgacccgagccgccgccgccacccgcatGCCTAGCTCACCGcggcccgagccgccgccgccgcccgcatgcCTAGCTCGCCGCGGCCTTGCGCCGCGGGAGCAGCTCGCCGCTAGCTTGCGCCGCGGGCGCACCTCGCCGTGGCATGATGCATCACCACTCGCCGTGGCTCGATCCGGCACaggtccggccggccgcgcccctCCTTGACCCGGATCGACCTCATCCCCAAGCTAGAAGAAAGAGGGAGAAGATAAGGCAGGCAACGAATGGTTGGTTGGCAGAACTCGAGAGGAGAGAGATAAAATAGATGGAGAtcagtcttttgtcccggtgaTTGGCTGGACGCGGGACATATGCacttcttttgtcccggttggtggctccaaccgggacaaaaggtgcatgTCCCGGttagagccaccaaccgggataaaagggggtccttttgtcccggttagtgcctccaaccgggacaaaaggcctctgTCCcctccgctggcccggctagtcgttggacccgggataaaagcTATCTTTTGTTCCGGGCCCAAAagcagccgggacaaatgacctggaacaaaagcctgttctgtagtagtaaTTACCAAGTTCTTTGGTGCAGTACTACTACGTTTTGTTTGTTCTTTATTTTGTACGGTTGGCATGTACGCATAGCAAATTAATGACGAAGCACCGGCACAGTACATAGCCGTGCCCTTGTTTCAGGTGCAATAGCTTAATTATGTATCTTGTAACATATAACCTCATGTATGTTATAGTCTCATGATCGAGGTAC
Proteins encoded:
- the LOC120671434 gene encoding uncharacterized protein LOC120671434, with the protein product MAAKLALLLAAACLLVLAATVADARPLKREDQLPPSSEGDDGARHAAVVESPPAGGGGIQTVVGAAEHAGGGRKFAMMSIDMLRGVKDSGPSPGAGH
- the LOC120670858 gene encoding 40S ribosomal protein S3-2-like: MATTHAISKKRKFVADGVFFAEHNEMLTRELAEDGYSGVEVRVTPLRTDAERRPRRRAAASGDARRRRWATACVEKMKFGIDSIIVALFVFFLFSSMILGLKLCE